The sequence below is a genomic window from Massilia oculi.
GCGATGCCAGCAGGCTATAGCTGAACAAGGTGAGAAAAGGCGCGCGCCAGTTGCCGAAGGTCGTCAAGCCTACCGCTATTCCCAACGCGATCAGCGAGTTCCACAACGCGGTGTAGAGCAGGTCGCGCACCGTCGAGCGCGGCCAGCGCCGGAACACCGGGAATAGTTCCAGAGGGTGGCCGCGCCTGCGCGCCAGGGTCGGGGGAGCTGTATTCATGCTGTTAAGAAATTACCATGAAAGCAGTGCGGCGCGCGATAGGGAAGTCGCGCCAGCGCCACGGGACCATCCTTGACGCCGGCGGCGTCGAACACCGTCATCACGGTCTGCCTGGCGCGCAAGTCCTGGGCCGCGCCGACCAGGTAGCCGTCAGTCTCCGAGCGCGCGTTGCGGCGCGGGACCAGCACGTGTTCCTCCACCTGCCAGCCGGCGCCGAAGACGTAGCCATCGACCTTGCCGCTATCCGTATCGACCAGGTTGACGCTGTCGAGCCTGAGGCCGGGCGAGGCGCCGCTGGCGCCCAACAGGGCCAGGCGGCGGTGGCGCGCCATCGCCACCTGCGGCATCACGCGCGGGAATTCGCTGGTGCCGAACAGGCGCTCGGTGCGCGCCTGGCCGCTGGCATAGTCCAGCGTGACCTGCACCGTGCGGCTGCGCGGCGGCGTGTGCTCGCCATGCATCACGCTGCCCACCTCGGCCAGCGCATCGCCCTCGTGCAGCACCACGTCGAAGCGGGTGCAGTCGCCGTCTTCCCAGGCATTCCCGAAGTGGAACACCATATGGGGCGGCAGCTCGAATACCTGGCGCAGCGCCAGCGTGTCCTTGGCGATCGCCAGCACCCGCGCGCCACGGGCGCCGCCGGCCCACGCGTGGCGTTCGGCGAAGCTCAGGCCGGGATCCTTTTTCAGGTCATAGGGCGGCACCACGAAGATCAGGTGCTTGCTGCTGATGACGAAGTCGTGCACCAGCGCCAGTTGCGGCGCCGGCAGCAGGGCGGTGCGCAGCACCTGGCCCTGGGCGCCGATCTGGTACAGCGCCAGCCGGTTGGCGCCGGGCAGCGTGCCGAAGTTCCACATGCCGCCCTGCGGATCGAGCTTGGGGTGGGCCGAGAACGGCATCGCGCGCAAGTCGTCGCTCCAGGTTTTGAGCCCGCGCGTGGCCAGCGACTCCGGATCGAGTTCGGTCGCCGAGCCGCCTTCCCACAGCGCATACAGCCGGCCGTCGTAGGGCAGCAGGTTGGTGTTGGCGGCGTTCATGGTGTCGTTGTCGCGCACGCCCCGGCGCGTGACCAGGGTGCCGAAGGCCGGATACAGGAACTGGCCGGCCGCGCTTTCTTCGGCGTAGCGCTGGGTCTCGACGAAGCGGCCGCGGTGGCGCACCTTGCCGTCGGCCACGGTCCAGGCCTGGGCGAAGCCGTCGCCGTCGAACCAGTGGTGATGGCGTTCGCCCCCCAGCTCGAAGCGGCCCGGCCCGTTGCGGTAGAAGGTGCCGCGCAGGTCGCGCGGTAGGCGGCCCTTGATGACGGCATCGCCTCCCTGGCTGCCGGCCTGGTTGGCGTAGACCGCCAGCGACGGGTCGCGCGCCAGGGCGGCGTGGAAGCGCTGGTAGGTGGCCTCGTCGGCGCGGGCGCCTGGTGCGAGGGCGAGGGCGCCGAGGGCGGCGCCTGCATGCAGGAAGGAGCGGCGGTCCATGCTGGCCTCAGCGCAGGGTGATGTGGGTGGCGCCGCCCTTGGCCGGCAACGCGAAGCGGGCGGCCTCGAACGCCGGCGGGCCCATATTGCCCAGCGCATCGTTGCTGAAACCGGTCGCTTCGACCGGGACGCCCATCATGTTCTGGTCCAGCTTGTCGTTGTCGTTGGCATCATGGTAGGCGGCGATGGCGTACTGGCCGGCCGCCAGGTCCTTGAGCGCGAACGTGGCGCCGCCATTCCGGACCGGCGCGCTGGCGCTGTGCAAGGGGCGCTTGAGGAAGCGGTCGGCGCTGTCGAACAGGGCGATCTTCACGCTGCCGCCGGCGCCGCGCGCGCCGTCGACCTGGATCGACAGGTCGGCGGCGTGGCTGGCGGCAGCGCTGGACAGCAGGGCAAGCAGAAGGGCAAGGCGGTTCATGGAAGTCTCCGGTCGCGTGGTCGTCAGGGCCATTCTGGAAGCGCAAGCCGGAGTCCGCCGCGGTTTGCGACGAAGCGGCGCCTGGCGGCGCGAGTTGCAGGCGTGTGGCGCCAGTTGCCATGCCCGCGTGCGCCGCTTGCCAGCGCCTGCCAAAAGCCTATGATGAGGGAATGCGGCGGCAAGCTGACTTGCCGCGTCCGTGTTCAGCTCAGGAGGGCATGATGGACGAGCACTGCAACGAGTACGTCGGGACCGTCTACGTGTTACCGGAAACCCGCTGTTTCGAACTCCATACCACGGTCCATGGCGCGCCGGCGACCATTACGGGCACGGTTTCCCAGCTGCTGGCCTCGCAGTTCAGCCAGTACGTGCCGGGCGCGATCGGCACCGTCGATCCGCAGCAGGTGGCGCTGCGACCGCGCCGGGTCGAGGTGCTGACCCGCGAACTGCACGAGCGCCACCGGGCGCCGCGCAAGGTGCACCTGCTCACGCGCGTGCACGACGTGGAAGAGCAGGCCAGGCCAGTGCCGGTGTCGACCGTCTGAAGAGCCCTGGAAATAAAAAATGCCGCCCGGCTTGCGCCAGGCGGCATTGCGATGAAGGCGATTTTGCTTCAGCCGAAGCTGACAAAGCGCTCCGGGATATCGATCGTGCCGGCCTTGGCGGCGGCGGCATAGGTGCGCATTTCAGCGATGACCGCTTCCATCTGGTCGGCGCCGGGATTTTCGATGAAGTTCTTCATGCGTTCCTGCAGCGATGCCTGTTGATCACGCCATTCGTATCTGGACGACTTGCTCATGCTTTCTCCTCGCGGTCACACCGCTGTTATTGATATTCACGACACCCTCTGTGAAGGCTTACAGATTGCCACAAAATCATCCCTTGTGTCCGTGCGATGCCGCACTTAGTCTCGTGACTTGACAATCATTTAACAATTCTTCAGCACACTGGCATAAAACAGCTCGAGACGCGCCGCCAGCTCGCGCCGCGCTTCCTCGCGCGACGGTTGCGTATCGGGGAACAGGAAGCGCCCGATCGGATCGCCGCAGATGCAGCCGATCAGGTGGGTCGGCAGCAATTCCAGCGGCACGTCGTCGCGCAACTGGCTGCGGATGTCCGGACGCGAAAAGAAGCGGTACAGCATCTCGCGCGTCAGGCGCGGCCCGCCTTCATAGAAAGCCTCGGCCAGTTCCGGATTGCTGCCGGCTTCGGCGATCACCACGCGCTGCATGGCCATCGTATCCGGGTCGACCAGCAAATCGTAGAAGCTGCGCGCGAAGTCGTCGACGATCGCGCGCAGCGGCCGGGTGTCGACGTCCATGTCGTGCCCGGCAAACAGGCGTTCGCGCCTTGAGGCGAGCACAGCCCTGAGCAGGCCGGCCTTGCCGCCGAATTTCACATAGATCGTGCGCACCGCCACCCGCGCCTCGCGGGCGATGGCTTCCAGGCTGACCTTGGTATAGCCATGGCGCAGGATGAGGCAGCCCGCGGCGTGGATCAATTCCTGGGTGCGGGCCTCGACTTCCGACGCCTTCGGACGTCCGGCGGATTTGACGGCCGCCACTGTTTCATTCTGTGCTTTGCTCATGGCAAGGACTCTAGTGCAAACCAAAATGAAACGCAACCGTTTCATTTTCTTGACTTCCGCGTATTGCTGGCAAATAATGCGATGAATCCATTTCATTTCATTTTTCCGGAGCTTTTCCATGGCAGAGATGCACAGCACGGCAGGGCAGGCGCCCGCGGCACAAACCCCAGCGGGCGGGGCGCCAGGCAGCGGACCCGGCAAGAGCGGGCCCAACAAGCGTGTGCTGGTGGTGGTCGGCCTGATCGCGCTGGCCGCGATCGGTGCTGGCGGACGCATGTGGTACCGCAGCCATCACTTCGTCGAGACCGAAAATGCCTACGTCACCGGGCGCGTGCACCAGGTGTCGTCGCGCGTGGCCGGCGTGGTGACGCGGGTAGCGGTGGACGACAACCAGCTGGTGAAGGCGGGCGACGTGATCGCCGAGCTGGATCCGGTCGACCATGCCGTGCGCGTCGAGCAGATCGAAGCCCAGATCGCCAGCGTGCAGCAGCAGCTCAAGCAGGCCGAGGCCCAGATAGAGCAGGTGCGCGCGCAGGCCGCCGCCGCCGGCGCCCAGGTCAAGCAGTCCCAGGCCCAGTTGCTGCGGGCGCGCCAGGATGCCGAACGCTTCGGCCAGCTGTACAACGAGACCATGAAGGCGGTCTCGAAGGCCGAGGTGGATGCCTCGAGCGCCGCGCGCGACGCCGCCGTGGCCGACCTGGCCGCGCGCCGCGACAACGCCGCGGCGGCGCAAGCCCAGATCGGCGCTGCCGAGGCGGGCCGCGACGTGCTCAAGGCGCAGGTGAAGGTGTTGCAGGCGCAGTGGAAGGAAGCGCAGCAGCAGCTGGCCTACAACCGCATCGTGGCGCCGGTGGACGGCCGCGTCGGCCGCCGCAGCGTCGAAGTCGGCGCCCGCGTGCAGCCGGGCCAGGCGATGCTGGCCGTGGTCGAGGACAACGTGTGGGTGGTCGCCAACTTCAAGGAAACCCAGCTCGCCGGCCTGGCGCCGGGACAACAGGTCAGCCTCGACGTCGACGCGCTGCCCGAGCATCATCTGGTGGGCCGCGTGGACAGCTTCGCCCCGGCCTCGGGCAACCAGTTCGCGCTGCTGCCGGCCGATAACGCGACCGGCAACTTCACCAAGATCGTGCAGCGCGTGCCGGTCAAGATCACGCTCGATCCGCAGGACGTGAAGAAATACGCCGGCCGCCTGGTGCCCGGCATGTCGGTGGTGGCCGAGGTGGAACTGGGCCAGGACGTCAAGCCGACCCAGACCGCGGCCGTCCACTAAGCGCTTGCCATGACGACCCTGAGCAAACCCGCCGCAGTCGGCCCGACCTCGGGGGCAGTCCCCGGCGCGCCTGCAAACGGCGCCGCGGCCTTGCGCGGCCCGGTGGACCTGCGCACCTGGATCGCGATCGCCGCTGGCATGCTGGGCGCCTTCATGGCGGTGCTCGACATCCAGATCACGAATTCCTCGCTGCGCGACATCCTCGGCACCCTGTCGGCCACGCAGGAAGAAGGCTCGTGGATCTCGACCGCCTACCTGTGCGCCGAAATCGTCGTGATCCCGCTGACGGCGCTGTTTACGCGCGCTTTCGGCGTGCGCAACTACATGATCGGCACCACCGCGCTGTTCCTGGTGTTCTCGACCCTGTGCGGCGCGGCCTGGAGCCTGGAAAGCATGATCGTGTTCCGCATGCTGCAGGGCTTCACCGGCGGCGCGCTGATCCCGATGGCGATGACCCTCGTGATGACGCTGCTGCCGCCGTCGAAGCGCGCCACCGGCATGGCCATCTTTGGCCTGACCGCGACGCTGGCGCCGGCCATGGGTCCGACCCTGGGCGGCTACCTGTCGGAGCTGTATGGCTGGCCGTCGATCTTCTACATCAACTGGGTGCCGGGCGTGCTGCTGATCGCCGGCATGGCCTGGGGCCTGCATCCCGAGAAGGCCAACCTCAGGACGCTGGTGAAGGCCGACTGGCTGGGCATCGCGCTGATGGCGATGGGCCTGGCCTGCCTGACGATCTTCCTGGAAGAGGGCAATTCGAAGGACTGGTTCGATTCGAGTTTCATCGTGGCCTTCGCCGCGCTGTCGCTCACGGGCCTCCTGGGCTGGGTGGCGCTGAGCTTCTCGAAGCCGGAACCGTTCGTCAACCTGCGCCTCTACGGCCAGCGCAACTTCCTGGTGGCGACCACGCTGTCGGCGGTGATCGGCATGGGCCTGTATGGTTCCTCTTACCTGCTGCCGCTGTACCTGGGCCAGATCGCCGGCTATACGCCGATGCAGATCGGCGAAGTGATCGCCTGGGTCGGCCTGCCGCAATTGCTGGTGATGCCGTTCGCGGCCAGGCTGTCCTCGAAAGTGGACAACCGCATCCTGTGCAGCTTCGGCCTGTTCATGTTCGGCATCTCGTGCATCATGAATTCGTTCATGGACGCCACCACCGGCTACGACCAGCTGATGTGGACGCAGGTCGTGCGCGCCATTGGCCAGCCCTTCGTGATGCTGACCCTGTCGAACTTCGCGATGTCGGGCTTGCAGCCGCGCGACATGGGCTCGGCCTCGAGCCTGTTCAACATGACCCGCAACCTGGGCGGCTCGATCGGCATCGCGCTGCTGGCGACCTCGCTCACCAACCGCGAACACTTCCACTCGGCGCGCCTGGGCGAAGCGGTTTCCAGCTATGCGCCCGCGACCCAGGAACGCCTCGATATGCTGACCCAGGGCTTCATCGCCAAGGGCATCGATCCCGCCAGCGCCTCAACCCAAGCGCTGGCCGTGGTCGACCGCCTGGTGCGGCGCGAAGCCTATGTGATGGCCTATAACGACGGCTTCTGGATCATCGGCATGATCCTGCTCGGCTGTATCGCGGCGATCTGGATGGCCGACAAGGTCAAGTCGCCGGGTGGCGGCTCAGGCGCCCATTGATGTGTCCATTGATGCGTCCATTGATACTGAATCGAATGAAGAGACCAACCATGTTCAAACCTCTCGCCACCGTCATCGCGATCGGCGCACTGCTCGCCGGCTGCACCACGCTCGGCCCGGATTTCAAGGCGCCCGACGCGCCTGCGCAAACGGCGTTCCGCCATCTCGACGCGGGCAGCGACAGCGCGCGCCTGCCGGCCGCCTGGTGGACCGTATTCCATGACGCCACCCTCGACAGCCTCGAGGCACGCGCGCTGCGCGATAATCCGGGCGTGCAGGCAGCGGCCCAGCGCCTGCTGCAGGCGCAGGCGCAACTCGGCGTGGTGCGCGCCGGCCAGCTGCCGGGCGTCTCGGTCGGCGCCGGTGTGTCGAATGCCCGCACCTCGGCCGAAACCTCGCAGGGCCTGGCCCTGGGCGGCCGCTCGATCGAGGGCAATAACTACAGCGTCGGCGCCTCGCTGTCGTATGAGCTCGACCTGTGGGGCCGCGTGCGCCGCGTCGTCGAGGCCAGCGATGCGCAGGCGCTGGCGGCGCAGGATGACCGCGACGGCGTGATCCTGCTGCTGTCGAGCCAGGTCGCCTCGTCGTACTGGCAGCTGCGTGGGTTGGACGCCGAGCGGGCGATCCTGGAGGGCGCCCTGGCCACGCGCCGCGAGTCGCAGGAACTGGTGGAGGCCCGCTTCAATGCCGGCCTGTCGAACGAACTGGACGTGTCGCGCGCGCGCATCGAGCGCGCCAACGCCGAAGCCGACCTGCACGAGGTGCAGCGCCAGCGCAACCTGGTGGAACATGCGCTGGCCACGCTGGTGGGCAGCACGCCCAGTGCGCCCTTGCTGGCGGCGCAGATGGATACCACGGCCGCGCAACTGCCGCAGCCGCCCGCGATTCCCGTCGGCCTGCCGGCCAGTCTGGTGGGCCAGCGGCCCGACCTGGCGGCCAGCGTGGCGCAACTGAAGGCGGCCAATGCGCAGATCGGCGTGGCCGAAGGCGCCTTCTATCCGGCGCTGTCGCTGACCGGGAATTTCGGCTACGCCTCGCAAAGCCTGAACGACCTGACGAACGGCGACGCGCGCCAGTTCTCGGCCGGCCCGCTGGCGCTGTCGCTGCCGATCTTCGATGGCGGACGCAATCGCGCCAACCTGGCGCTGGCCCAGGCACGCTATGACGAGGCGCTGGCCAACCATCGGACGAAGTTGTTGACGGCGCTGCGCGAGGTGGAAGACGCGCTGTCGGACCTGCAGCAGCGCCAGCAACAGGGCGATGTGCAGGCCCGGTCGCAACAGGCCGCGGCGCGCGCGCTGCTGGTGGCGCAGGCGCGCTACGAGCGCGGCGTGTCGACCTATCTCGACGTGACCGACGCCCAGCGCAGCACGCTGGCGGCGGACCGCGCCGCGGCCCAGATCCGCACCCAGCGCCTGCTGGCGACGGTGGCGGTGGCGCGCGCGCTCGGCGGCGGTTGGGAGCAGGGGGAGGCGCTGGCGACGGTGCGATAATGGTGCGGTTGTCATCCACGACCCGAGAGACCATGAAAACCATCCTCGCACCACTCGTGCTGTGCGCCGCGATCGGCGCCGCTGTTGCCCCGGCTGCGTACGCGCAAACGGCGCCGACGGCCGCCAGCGCCGACCAGCTGCAAGCCATGTCGAAACGCTTCGCGCCGGTCGAGCTGCGCGCCGATGTGCCGCACTTGTCGAAAGGCGACCGCGCCGCCATCGCCCTGCTGATCGAAGCGGCCAGGATCATCGACACGCTGCAGCTGCGCCAGCGCTGGGCCCACAACGAGGCGCTGTGGAATGCGCTCAAGAACGACACCACGCCGCTCGGCCGCGCGCGCCTGGACGCCTTCTGGCTCAACAAGGGCCCGTGGTCGAACCTCGACAACAATGCCTCGTTCATGCCGGCCGAGTATGCGGGCATCAGGATTCCGGCGAAGAAGCCCGAGGGCGCCAACTTCTATCCGGAAGGCGCTGCCAAGGCGTCGCTCGAGAACTGGATGAACGGCCTGGCGCCGGAGCAGAAGAAAGAGGCGCAGTGGTTCTTCACCGTCATCCGCACCGGCCCGGACGGCAAGCTGCGCACCGTGAAATATTCGGACGAGTACCGCCCCGAACTGGAAAAGCTGGCGAAGCTGCTGCGCGACGCGGCGGCATCCACCGACAACGCCTCGCTCAAGAAATTTTTGAGCCTGCGCGCCGACGCCTTTCTGTCCAACGACTACCTGGCCTCGGACTTCGCCTGGATGGACCTCGACTCGCCGGTCGACGTGACCATCGGGCCCTACGAAACCTATAACGACGAGCTGTTTGGCTACAAGGCCGCCTTCGAAGCCTATGTGAGCATCCGCGATCCGAAGGAAACGGCGAAGCTGGACTTCTTCGGCAAGCATCTGCAGGAACTCGAAGACAACCTCCCGCTGGACAAGCAGTACCGCAACCCGAAGGTCGGCGCCATCGCGCCGATGGTGGTGGTCAACGAGGTCTATGGCGCCGGCGACGGCAATATGGGCGTGCAGACCGCGGCCTACAACCTGCCGAACGACGAGCGCGTGATCCGCGAGCGCGGCTCCAAGCGCGTGATGCTCAAGAACGTGCAGCAGGCGAAGTTCGCGTCGACGCTCACCCCGATCAGCAAGCACGTGCTCAAGCCAGCGGACCAGAAGGACCTGGACTTCGATTCCTTCTTCACCCACATCCTGGCGCACGAGATCATGCACGGCCTGGGACCGCACCACACGAAGAAGGACGGCAGGGACTCGACCCCGCGCCAGGACCTGAAGGAAACCTATTCGACCATCGAGGAAGCCAAGGCCGACATCACCGGCCTGTGGGCGCTGCAGTACATGATGGACAAGGGGCTGCTGAAGGACACGCTGGGGCAGGGCGCGGCGGCCGAGCGCAAGCTGTACAACACCTTCCTGGCCTCGAGCTTTCGCACCCTGCACTTCGGCCTGAGCTCTTCGCACGCGCGCGGCATGGCGATCCAGGTCAACTACCTGCTCGACAAGGGCGGCTTCGTCGCCCACGACGACGGCACCTTCTCGGTCGACTTCAAGAAGATCAAGGGGGCCGTGATCGACCTGGACCGCGAATTCCTGACCATCGAGGCCACCGGCGACCATGCGCGCGCCAAGGCGATGATGGACCAATACGTGGTGATCCGTCCCGAGGTGCGCAGGGCGCTCGACAAGCTGAAGACGGTGCCGAACGATATCCGGCCGGCGTTCGTGACGGCAGAGAGCCTGCTGAAGTAGGTCACGCACGATAGTAAGATGCCTGTAAGCAAGGTTTAGATTGCCATGCTATAGTCGGATGATTGTCAAACGGAAACACTTGTTTGTTTTTGATTAATTCACCGATTTTGTAGCCAACATGAAGACCAAGAACCTGACCATCGGCGCCCGCCTGGCAATCGGCTACGGCGCCGTTTTCCTGTTGATGATCGCACTCGTCGCGCTGGCCGTGAACCGCGTGGGCCGGATCGAGAGCGTTCTCAACCATATCAACGAAGTCAACAGAGTCAAGCAACGCCACGCCATCAATTTCCGCGGCAGCGTGCATGACCGCGCGATCGCCTTGCGCGACGTGGCGCTGGCGGCGGACGCGGCCGGCGCCAGCGCGCCGATCGCCCTGATCGGCACGCTGGACGACAACTATGCGCGCTCGGCCGGCCCGCTGGACGCGCTGTTCAATGAGCGCAAGGACATCCTGCCGGAAGAAAAGGAAGCGCTGGCCGCGATCAAGGCCCAGGAAAGCCGCACCAAGCCGCTGATCGCGCGCGTGGTGGCGTTGCACGCGGCCGGCCAGCTCCTCGAGGCGAACGCGCTGCTGGCGCAAGAGGCGGCGCCGGCCTTCACTGCCTGGCTGGCCAGCATCAACCGCCTGATCGACCTCGAGGAAAAGCTGAGCAACGAGGCGGCCGCCGAGGCGCGCCGCATGGCCAACGGCTTCTTCGGGTGGATGGCGCTGCTGTGCGCGGGCGCGATCGCGGCCGGCTCGGCGGCGGCCTGGTACATCAGCCGCGGCCTGCTGCGCCAGCTCGGCGGCCAGCCGGACTATGCGGCCTCGATCGCCAGCGCCATCGCCAGCGGCGACCTGGGCGTGGAGATCGTCACCCGCCCTGGCGACCGCGGCAGCCTGCTGTTCGCGATGCAGGGCATGCGCGACAGCCTGGTGCGCATCGTGGCACAAGTGCGCAACGGCACCCTGGCGATCGGCGCCGTGTCGACCGAGATCGCGGACGGCAACCGCGACCTGGCCAGCCGCACCGAGCGCCAGAACGGCACCCTGCAGGCGACCGCCGCCTCGGTCGAGCAACTGACCGGCACCGTGCGCCAGAATGCCGACAATGCGCGCCAGGCGAACATGCTGGCAGAATCGGCCTCCGAAGTGGCGCAGCGCGGCGGCAAGGTCGTGGCCGAGGTGGTGGGCACGATGGCGGCGATCAATGAATCGTCGAAGAAGATCGTGGACATCATCGGCGTGATCGATGGCATCGCGTTCCAGACCAATATCCTGGCGCTCAATGCAGCGGTGGAAGCGGCCCGCGCCGGCGAGCAGGGCCGCGGCTTCGCCGTGGTGGCGACCGAGGTGCGCAACCTGGCGCAGCGTTCGGCGGCGGCGGCCAAGGAGATCAAGGTCCTGATCGGCAGCTCGGTCGAGCGGGTCGATGCCGGCGCGCGCCTGGTGGACCAGGCCGGCGCGACGATGGACGAGATCGTTACCGGCGTCAAGCGCGTGACCGACATCATGGCCGAGATCAGCCATGCGTCCGCGGAACAGAATGCCGGCATCGAGCAGGTCAACGGTGCGATCGGCCAGATCGACGACGCCACGCGCCAGAACGCGGAACTGGTGCAGCAGGCCAGCCAGGCCGCGGTTTCGCTGGAAGATGAGGCGGAGCGCCTGGCGCAGCTGGTGAGCATTTTCCGTCTCGACGGCGCCGCCGCGCAGGCCTTGCCGGCTGGGCGGACGCGGCCGGCGTTGACCGCCTGATCGCGAAAAGGGCCGCTCATTGCGGCCCTTGCCTTTTTGAACATACAGAAATATTTTCCTGAGAGCAGTGAGCAGTTCGGGGCTAGAATTTCCAATAGGAATTTCGCTCATCCCCGGAGTAGCACCATGTACACGACTCTCCTGTATGCGGCCGCCGTCCTTGCCGCATCCGCTTCGCTTCCCTCCCACGCATCCCAGCTCACGGCGCAACTCACGTCCCAGGAATCGCGCTGGCTGCGCGCCGCCGCCCCCGTGCTGGAGTACTCGACATCGATCTCCCTGCCGGTCGACATCGTCGTCCAGCCGCGGGCGCCGGCCGGCGCGGTGCCGCTGGCGATGGGCTTCGACAAGGGCCGCTGCAAGCTGGTGCTGTCGATGCGCGGCAATCCCGAGGCCGAGAAGGTGCTGGCCGACGTCCCTGCCGACGAGCAGGCGCTGCTGATCGAAGCCATGGCCGCGCACGAGCTGGCGCATTGCTGGCGCTATGCCCAGGGAGAATGGCATCTGCTGCCGGCGGGCTTCGTCGAAACGGGCGACCAGACCTCGCACGATCCCGCACTGCTGGCGGCCGCGAAGGCGATGCGCGACACCCGGCGCGAGGAAGGTTTCGCCGACCTGGTGGCGCTGGCCTGGATCCAGCGCACCCATCCGGGAGAATACGCGCGCGTGCACGACTGGTTGCGCGGGGTGCGCGCCGGTGTCGCGGTGCCGGGCA
It includes:
- a CDS encoding methyl-accepting chemotaxis protein, whose translation is MKTKNLTIGARLAIGYGAVFLLMIALVALAVNRVGRIESVLNHINEVNRVKQRHAINFRGSVHDRAIALRDVALAADAAGASAPIALIGTLDDNYARSAGPLDALFNERKDILPEEKEALAAIKAQESRTKPLIARVVALHAAGQLLEANALLAQEAAPAFTAWLASINRLIDLEEKLSNEAAAEARRMANGFFGWMALLCAGAIAAGSAAAWYISRGLLRQLGGQPDYAASIASAIASGDLGVEIVTRPGDRGSLLFAMQGMRDSLVRIVAQVRNGTLAIGAVSTEIADGNRDLASRTERQNGTLQATAASVEQLTGTVRQNADNARQANMLAESASEVAQRGGKVVAEVVGTMAAINESSKKIVDIIGVIDGIAFQTNILALNAAVEAARAGEQGRGFAVVATEVRNLAQRSAAAAKEIKVLIGSSVERVDAGARLVDQAGATMDEIVTGVKRVTDIMAEISHASAEQNAGIEQVNGAIGQIDDATRQNAELVQQASQAAVSLEDEAERLAQLVSIFRLDGAAAQALPAGRTRPALTA